The window AATGGCAGCAAACAGATCCTGCTGGAAGGAGACTTAGTGGCACCTAAAAGCCGAAATGCCATGAAGTGTTGGTCCCAGAGCTGTCTGTGGCCAAAAGGTTCCAACGGCTTGGTAGTCATCCCCTACACCATTAGCAATGTGTATGACAACTGGGAGAGGGACACTATTGAATATGCCATGCAGTCCTTCCATAGCACCACCTGCATCCGCTTCGTGCCCAGGACCAATGAGTACGACTACATCATGGTGGAGAATGGAGACGGATGTTACTCCTCTCTGGGTAAAGAGGGGTACGGACAGGTGCTTTCTATCAACAGACAGGGCTGTGTCTACTATGGAGTCGTTCAGCACGAAATCATGCACGCTCTGGGTTTCCAACACGAGCAGACCAGGAGTGACCGCGACTACTACGTCAGGATCAATTGGGAAAACATCTACTCTGATATGGCCTACAACTtttacctgcaggacaccaaCAACCTGAACACTCCATATGACTATAGCTCCATCATGCACTATGGAAGAACAGCCTTCAGTATGTATAATggtgtggaaaccatcacccCAATCCCAGACCCCTATGTTCAGATTGGCCAAAGGGAAGGCATGTCCTATTGGGACATCCAGAGGGTCAATCTGCTCTATGGCTGCTGAAGACAAAGTTCTCAtccaacacaaatgaaattatGTTTCACCTTTAATGCTACTAAACTATGACATGTTTACTATTGATCTGTTGTAGATTCTTTAGTTAAATCAATGCAAATCCTGCAGAATAAAGTTGAGTTTGAGCAcattatttcttcttttgcctGTATTTGTACTTCTAGAAAACTTTAAATTAATGAGTCCGAAGGTAGCG is drawn from Takifugu rubripes chromosome 19, fTakRub1.2, whole genome shotgun sequence and contains these coding sequences:
- the LOC115247009 gene encoding high choriolytic enzyme 1-like — its product is MTPYVSLLLLLLLGLSQAQPVKEEGSNAVDEEAPVDISTRILSSNNGSKQILLEGDLVAPKSRNAMKCWSQSCLWPKGSNGLVVIPYTISNVYDNWERDTIEYAMQSFHSTTCIRFVPRTNEYDYIMVENGDGCYSSLGKEGYGQVLSINRQGCVYYGVVQHEIMHALGFQHEQTRSDRDYYVRINWENIYSDMAYNFYLQDTNNLNTPYDYSSIMHYGRTAFSMYNGVETITPIPDPYVQIGQREGMSYWDIQRVNLLYGC